A stretch of Syntrophus gentianae DNA encodes these proteins:
- a CDS encoding alternate F1F0 ATPase, F1 subunit alpha has product MKAMKRDISSRGELKLFLEQTFSTLDSTLANSEARLREKEVGTVHFVGQGIVRVSGLPNVRSEELVLFPGNRLGLVFNVDPEEIGIVALDHSENISVGSAVRRTGRVLDVPVGEALLGRVVDPMGRPLDNHGEVVAARRLPVEREAPAIMDRAPVTVPLQTGIKVIDSLIAIGRGQRELILGDRQTGKTAIALDTIINQKDKDVICIYCAIGKQSADTARVISVLESFQAMPYCIVVVAAGEDPPGLQYIAPYAATSMGEYFMERGQDVLVIYDDLTRHARSYRELSLLLRRPPGREAYPGDIFYIHARMLERATHFREELGGGSLTAIPIIETEGQDISAYIPTNLISITDGQIYLSARLFQKGMLPAIDVGKSVSRVGGKTQLPAYRTVAGDLRLSYSQFEELETFSRFGARLDEGTRRTLERGRRVREILRQKQYRPLRVADQIAALLSVTGGALDGIPLESVGETEKRIQQVVSEQLTDLCARIEGGEPLSVQDHNSLLELSRSVVGSELGRHRDADF; this is encoded by the coding sequence TTGAAAGCCATGAAGAGGGATATCTCATCCCGGGGTGAATTGAAGTTGTTCCTGGAGCAGACCTTTTCAACCCTGGATTCCACCCTGGCGAATTCGGAAGCCCGGTTGCGGGAAAAGGAAGTCGGCACGGTCCACTTTGTCGGCCAGGGGATTGTTCGGGTTTCGGGCCTTCCCAATGTCCGTTCCGAGGAACTCGTCCTCTTTCCGGGGAACAGGCTGGGCCTGGTGTTCAATGTCGATCCGGAGGAAATCGGGATTGTCGCCCTGGACCACAGTGAAAACATTTCAGTCGGCTCGGCTGTCAGGAGGACGGGACGGGTGCTGGATGTCCCCGTGGGAGAGGCGCTGCTGGGGCGGGTTGTGGACCCCATGGGAAGACCCCTGGATAATCACGGCGAGGTCGTTGCCGCCCGCCGTCTGCCGGTGGAACGGGAAGCTCCAGCCATCATGGATCGTGCCCCGGTGACAGTTCCCCTGCAGACCGGGATCAAGGTCATTGATTCCCTGATCGCTATTGGCCGGGGGCAACGGGAATTGATCCTGGGCGACCGCCAGACGGGAAAGACGGCTATTGCCCTGGATACGATCATCAATCAGAAAGATAAGGATGTGATCTGCATTTACTGCGCAATCGGCAAGCAGAGCGCCGACACGGCCCGGGTCATCTCCGTCCTGGAAAGCTTTCAGGCTATGCCCTACTGCATTGTCGTGGTCGCCGCCGGCGAAGATCCGCCGGGACTGCAATACATTGCCCCCTATGCCGCGACTTCGATGGGGGAATATTTCATGGAACGGGGTCAGGATGTCCTTGTCATCTATGACGACTTGACGCGACATGCCCGGTCTTATCGGGAATTGTCCCTGCTGCTGCGTCGACCACCGGGCCGCGAGGCCTATCCCGGGGATATCTTTTACATCCATGCCCGGATGTTGGAACGCGCCACGCATTTTCGGGAGGAACTGGGCGGCGGTTCACTGACTGCAATTCCGATCATCGAGACCGAAGGGCAGGACATTTCCGCTTATATTCCCACCAATCTCATTTCCATTACGGACGGCCAGATCTACCTCTCTGCCCGGCTTTTCCAGAAGGGGATGCTGCCGGCCATCGACGTCGGCAAATCGGTTTCCCGGGTAGGCGGCAAGACCCAGCTTCCCGCCTATCGGACCGTTGCCGGGGATCTCCGACTGTCTTACTCACAGTTTGAGGAGTTGGAAACCTTCTCCCGTTTTGGAGCCCGGCTCGATGAAGGGACCCGGCGTACCCTGGAACGGGGACGACGCGTCCGGGAAATTCTCAGGCAGAAGCAATATCGTCCCTTGCGGGTGGCGGATCAGATTGCCGCGTTGCTTTCCGTCACGGGAGGCGCGCTGGACGGCATTCCCCTGGAGAGTGTGGGGGAAACGGAAAAGCGGATTCAACAGGTGGTTTCGGAGCAGTTGACCGATCTGTGCGCCCGGATTGAAGGGGGGGAACCATTGAGTGTTCAGGACCACAATAGCCTGTTGGAATTGTCCCGGTCCGTAGTGGGATCAGAGTTGGGGAGGCATCGGGATGCAGACTTCTGA
- a CDS encoding F0F1 ATP synthase subunit gamma, whose protein sequence is MQTSEVLKRKISTAQDLQSVVRTMKSLAAVSIRQYQKAVESLNEYKKTLEMGLQIVLKDRSIDLPFPEPKPPNHLGAIIFGSDQGLCGPLNALIASHALQSMEELGVNRKNRTVLTIGMRLQGHLEEKNQDIFENLPPPSSVAGITSSVQEVLLILEEWRFNLSIDSVILYYHESMSGFSYRPCTQQLLPVDLRWLRDIQGRKWQSRTLPIYRMGGDDLFAALVREHLFVSLYRALAESSASENASRLATMQSAEKNIGDHLDELGTLFHRQRQSTITEELLDILAGFEVLNEKKSNSRRKESW, encoded by the coding sequence ATGCAGACTTCTGAGGTGTTGAAACGGAAAATTTCGACCGCGCAGGACCTGCAGTCCGTCGTTCGGACCATGAAATCCCTGGCCGCGGTAAGCATCCGGCAGTATCAGAAGGCGGTGGAATCGCTCAATGAGTATAAAAAAACTCTGGAAATGGGACTGCAGATCGTTCTGAAGGACCGGAGCATCGATCTGCCGTTCCCGGAGCCGAAGCCCCCGAATCATCTTGGAGCCATCATTTTCGGGTCGGATCAGGGGCTGTGCGGTCCGTTAAATGCCCTGATTGCTTCCCATGCCCTGCAGAGCATGGAAGAACTGGGGGTCAACAGGAAAAACCGAACCGTTCTGACTATCGGGATGCGTCTCCAGGGGCATCTGGAAGAGAAGAATCAGGATATTTTTGAAAATCTGCCTCCCCCAAGTTCCGTGGCGGGCATTACGTCCAGCGTTCAGGAAGTGCTTTTGATCTTGGAGGAGTGGCGTTTTAACCTTTCAATTGATTCCGTTATTCTCTATTATCATGAATCGATGTCCGGTTTCTCTTATCGACCCTGTACTCAGCAACTTCTGCCGGTGGATCTTCGTTGGCTCAGGGACATTCAGGGCAGGAAGTGGCAATCCCGCACGCTGCCCATCTATCGGATGGGTGGAGATGACCTGTTCGCCGCGCTGGTGAGAGAGCATCTCTTCGTTTCTCTTTACCGTGCCCTTGCTGAATCCTCAGCCAGTGAAAATGCCAGCCGCCTTGCCACGATGCAGAGTGCGGAAAAAAATATCGGGGATCACCTGGACGAACTGGGCACCCTGTTTCACCGTCAGCGACAATCAACCATCACGGAAGAGCTTCTCGACATTCTGGCCGGTTTTGAAGTCCTGAACGAGAAGAAGTCAAATTCAAGGAGGAAGGAATCATGGTAG
- a CDS encoding cytidylate kinase-like family protein — translation MVAETKYCAICAWREKCQKRYSVRTDSMGNVYCNEYTRDLSLKRKEEGEEQNKEAATRIERYIEHQLRRMKVLSEEELKGGASGAVITISRETGTGGTEIANRLSQALKMDVMDNEIIEYVAESANISKKVIESLDEKEVSRRDAWIASFFEDKHLWPDQYLDHLTKIIATIGRYGNTIIVGRGAHYILPPEKLFRVRLVAPLENRIARVMETRKMTRKEAEKYILKTDNDRQAFIRKYFHMDITDPSHYDLVINMRIMTVDGAVEAIQAAFLKRKILEPPASAA, via the coding sequence ATGGTAGCTGAAACAAAATACTGCGCCATCTGTGCCTGGCGGGAGAAATGCCAGAAGCGTTACAGCGTTCGTACGGATAGTATGGGAAATGTCTATTGCAACGAATACACCCGCGATCTTTCCTTGAAAAGAAAAGAAGAGGGCGAAGAGCAGAATAAAGAGGCTGCTACCCGCATCGAACGTTATATCGAACATCAGCTGCGCCGGATGAAGGTTCTTTCCGAAGAGGAGCTTAAGGGCGGGGCCAGCGGGGCGGTGATCACGATTTCCCGGGAGACGGGCACCGGCGGCACTGAAATTGCCAATCGGCTTTCCCAGGCGTTGAAGATGGACGTGATGGACAACGAGATCATCGAATACGTGGCGGAAAGTGCCAATATCAGCAAAAAGGTTATTGAATCCCTCGATGAAAAGGAAGTGAGCCGCCGTGACGCCTGGATCGCCTCATTTTTCGAAGACAAGCACCTGTGGCCGGACCAGTACCTTGATCACCTGACCAAGATTATCGCCACCATCGGCCGTTACGGCAATACCATCATTGTCGGCCGGGGCGCCCACTACATCCTGCCGCCGGAGAAGCTTTTCCGGGTCCGGCTGGTGGCCCCTCTGGAAAACCGGATTGCCCGCGTCATGGAGACCCGGAAGATGACCCGCAAGGAGGCGGAAAAATACATCCTGAAAACCGACAACGACCGGCAGGCCTTCATCCGGAAGTACTTTCACATGGATATCACCGATCCCAGCCATTACGATCTGGTGATCAACATGCGGATCATGACCGTTGACGGCGCCGTGGAGGCCATTCAGGCGGCCTTCCTGAAGCGGAAGATTCTCGAACCCCCCGCCTCCGCGGCATGA
- a CDS encoding PTS sugar transporter subunit IIA, with protein sequence MNADSDRADAFLRMIRRAERGRLKVYLGYAAGVGKTWQMLQEAHRLRQEGIDVVVGLVETHGRIGTAKLLEGLEILPRFVQPYHGILVEEMDVDAVLRRKPQVVLVDELAHTNVPGSRNAKRYEDVQDLLAAGIHVMTTLNVQHLESLYNIVEKAVGVRVRERLPDSILAEADQIVNVDLTPEDLQERLKEGKIYPLERIPLALNRFFRTANLENLREMTLREMAAQIDLKRHETEPEEEGIVPDQIMVCLSSRGPNSKKLLRYASRLAGRFNRNWYAVYVQTPSEEATVIDAQTQLLLSGTLTLAKELGAMVFTYKGDGIAETILRFAREYQVGHIVIGSPAPLPFWKRLLGEKSIADQLMERSRGVTIVVLDTRPSEFAAAVSPTGMADFEASRKAPEESLGEIPPETRAASAAPLRMTSLLEVSGIRFWEKPVSQEEVLETLVRAACGRYRPTEVAVFLRAVRDREVQGSTFFNEGVAFPHARVAGLDRPLLALGLTRGGISDVVTEKPIDYVFLSLTPLEQPEIQVSVLALGAHALQNRQMVQLLKLARTAEEVHAAVREWEQLSRLKETNPSSP encoded by the coding sequence ATGAACGCTGATTCCGATCGTGCCGATGCCTTTCTGCGGATGATCCGCCGCGCTGAGCGCGGCCGGCTGAAAGTCTATCTCGGCTATGCAGCAGGTGTCGGCAAGACATGGCAGATGCTCCAGGAGGCCCATCGTCTCCGCCAGGAGGGGATCGACGTGGTCGTGGGGCTCGTGGAAACGCACGGCCGGATCGGAACGGCAAAATTGCTGGAGGGGCTCGAAATTCTTCCCCGCTTCGTTCAGCCCTATCACGGGATTCTCGTCGAAGAAATGGATGTGGACGCGGTTCTGCGCCGCAAGCCCCAGGTGGTCCTCGTGGATGAACTGGCCCATACCAATGTCCCGGGAAGCCGGAATGCCAAACGCTACGAGGATGTCCAGGATCTGCTTGCCGCGGGAATCCATGTCATGACCACCCTCAATGTGCAGCACCTGGAAAGTCTCTACAATATCGTGGAAAAGGCCGTCGGGGTGAGAGTGCGGGAACGGCTCCCCGACAGCATCCTGGCCGAAGCGGACCAGATTGTCAACGTGGACCTCACCCCGGAGGATCTTCAGGAACGTCTCAAGGAAGGGAAGATTTACCCCTTGGAGCGGATTCCCCTTGCCCTGAATCGGTTTTTCCGGACGGCCAATCTCGAAAATCTGCGGGAAATGACCCTGCGGGAAATGGCGGCACAGATCGACTTGAAAAGGCACGAAACGGAGCCGGAAGAGGAAGGCATCGTGCCGGACCAGATCATGGTCTGCCTGAGTTCCCGCGGCCCCAACAGCAAGAAGCTCCTCCGGTATGCTTCGCGCCTGGCGGGACGGTTCAACCGGAACTGGTACGCCGTCTACGTGCAGACCCCTTCGGAAGAGGCCACCGTGATCGATGCCCAGACGCAGCTCCTTCTCTCCGGGACGCTGACCCTGGCGAAGGAACTCGGGGCCATGGTTTTTACCTACAAGGGGGACGGCATCGCCGAAACGATTCTGCGTTTTGCCAGGGAATACCAGGTCGGCCATATCGTCATAGGATCTCCGGCACCCCTGCCCTTCTGGAAAAGGCTTCTGGGGGAAAAGAGCATTGCGGACCAGCTGATGGAAAGATCGCGGGGGGTGACGATCGTTGTCCTTGACACCCGGCCTTCCGAATTTGCAGCAGCCGTCAGCCCAACCGGAATGGCCGATTTTGAGGCGTCGCGAAAAGCCCCTGAGGAAAGCCTCGGGGAGATCCCCCCGGAAACAAGGGCCGCATCGGCAGCCCCCCTGCGAATGACTTCTCTGCTGGAGGTCAGCGGAATTCGATTCTGGGAAAAACCAGTCAGCCAGGAAGAGGTCCTTGAAACCCTGGTCCGGGCGGCCTGCGGCCGCTATCGCCCCACGGAGGTCGCTGTCTTTCTCCGGGCCGTCCGGGATCGGGAGGTCCAGGGATCAACCTTTTTCAACGAGGGGGTGGCCTTTCCCCATGCAAGGGTCGCCGGCCTGGACCGGCCCCTCCTTGCCCTGGGCCTGACGCGGGGAGGCATCAGCGATGTCGTCACAGAAAAGCCAATCGATTACGTTTTTCTGAGTCTTACCCCCTTGGAGCAGCCGGAAATCCAGGTTTCGGTCCTTGCCCTGGGGGCCCATGCCCTTCAAAACCGGCAGATGGTTCAGCTTCTGAAGCTGGCCCGTACTGCGGAAGAAGTCCATGCCGCCGTACGGGAATGGGAGCAGCTTTCCCGTCTTAAGGAAACAAATCCATCCTCCCCTTAG
- the kdpC gene encoding K(+)-transporting ATPase subunit C, whose amino-acid sequence MLKDIFIQLRTALLAVALLAVLLCGAYPLAVWTMAQGLFPWQANGSLLIRERGVVVGSALLGQRFDGTAYFHPRPSAAGGGYDAARSGGSNLGPTAKKLVDTVKKRVADYRLENGLGPESPIPADAVTASGSGLDPHISVRNALLQARRVAKARGLNEAVVRKKIADLTTGRDLGILGEARVNVLMLNLDLDGKR is encoded by the coding sequence ATGCTGAAAGATATCTTTATACAACTTCGCACGGCCCTCCTGGCAGTTGCCCTTCTGGCCGTCCTTCTCTGCGGGGCCTACCCCCTGGCCGTCTGGACCATGGCCCAGGGACTGTTTCCCTGGCAGGCCAACGGTTCGCTGCTGATTCGCGAAAGGGGCGTTGTCGTCGGCTCCGCCCTGCTGGGCCAGCGCTTCGATGGAACGGCCTATTTTCATCCCCGCCCTTCGGCGGCTGGCGGAGGTTACGACGCGGCCCGTTCCGGGGGCAGCAATCTGGGACCGACAGCGAAGAAATTGGTCGATACCGTGAAGAAGCGCGTTGCCGATTACCGACTGGAAAATGGACTGGGACCGGAGAGTCCCATTCCGGCCGATGCGGTCACGGCCTCAGGCAGCGGCCTGGATCCGCATATCAGCGTTCGCAACGCGCTCCTTCAGGCAAGACGGGTGGCCAAAGCTCGTGGATTGAATGAAGCCGTTGTGCGGAAGAAGATCGCAGATTTAACAACCGGCCGTGATCTGGGAATCCTGGGGGAGGCCCGGGTGAATGTGCTGATGCTTAATCTGGATCTGGACGGGAAACGGTGA
- the kdpB gene encoding potassium-transporting ATPase subunit KdpB, whose amino-acid sequence MAVKSHSLFDRRILFQALKASFPKLSPRTMMKNPVMFVTEVGALLTTAGLFFRPPGEPLGFGLQVSVWLWFTVLFANFAEAMAEGRGKAQADALRRTRTQTLANRLLASGSLEKIPAEQLRKGDIVLVTAGEMIPADGEIIEGVATVDESAITGESAPVIREAGGDRSAVTGGTRVLSDRIRVIVTANPGESFLDRMISLVEGARRQKTPNEIALTILLSALTLIFLVVTMTLKLFGLYSGLSFSLTVLAALLVCLIPTTIGGLLSAIGIAGIDRLVQKNVLAMSGRAVEAAGDVDVLLLDKTGTITLGNRQATEFLPAPGVALQDLADAAQLSSLADETPEGRSIVVLAKQFGLRGRSIGDMPSAQFVAFTAQTRMSGIDIENRQIRKGAPDAILGFTGREFPPEVIRAADSVARSGGTSLIVAEKERVLGVIHLKDIVKGGLKDRFERFRAMGIRTIMITGDNRLTAAAIAAEAGVDDFLAEARPEDKLALIRREQAAGHLVAMTGDGTNDAPALAQADVGVAMNTGTQAAKEAGNMVDLDSNPTKLIEIVEIGKQMLMTRGALTTFSIANDVAKYFAILPAMLVGLFPVIAPLNIMGLSSPQSAILSAVIFNALIIVALIPLALRGVAFRPLGAAVLLRRNLVVYGLGGLIAPFVGIKGIDLLIAALHLV is encoded by the coding sequence ATGGCCGTAAAATCTCATTCCCTGTTCGACCGGCGGATTCTGTTCCAGGCGCTTAAAGCCTCCTTTCCGAAGCTTTCCCCGCGGACCATGATGAAAAACCCGGTCATGTTCGTCACGGAGGTGGGGGCCCTGCTGACGACGGCGGGGCTCTTCTTCCGTCCGCCTGGAGAGCCGCTGGGCTTCGGTCTCCAGGTGTCGGTCTGGCTCTGGTTCACCGTGCTTTTTGCCAACTTTGCCGAGGCCATGGCGGAAGGTCGCGGCAAGGCCCAGGCGGATGCCCTCCGCAGGACCCGCACTCAGACCCTGGCCAACCGTCTCCTGGCCTCCGGTTCCCTCGAAAAAATCCCGGCGGAGCAGCTGCGCAAGGGGGATATCGTCCTGGTGACCGCTGGGGAAATGATCCCGGCGGATGGGGAAATTATCGAAGGCGTGGCCACGGTGGATGAATCGGCCATTACAGGCGAATCGGCGCCGGTGATCCGCGAGGCCGGCGGCGACCGCAGTGCCGTCACCGGCGGCACCCGTGTCCTGTCGGACCGGATTCGGGTTATCGTCACGGCCAATCCCGGGGAAAGCTTCCTGGACCGGATGATCAGCCTGGTGGAAGGAGCCCGGCGGCAGAAGACCCCGAACGAAATCGCCCTGACCATTCTGCTTTCCGCATTGACGCTTATCTTTCTCGTGGTCACGATGACCCTTAAGCTCTTCGGACTCTATTCGGGGCTGTCCTTCTCCCTGACCGTGCTGGCCGCGCTGCTGGTCTGCCTGATCCCCACCACCATCGGCGGACTGCTCAGTGCGATCGGCATTGCCGGAATCGACCGGCTGGTGCAGAAGAATGTCCTGGCGATGAGCGGACGGGCCGTCGAGGCGGCGGGCGATGTGGATGTCCTCCTTCTGGACAAAACCGGCACGATTACTCTGGGCAACCGCCAGGCCACGGAATTCCTGCCCGCACCGGGGGTCGCGCTCCAGGACCTGGCCGATGCCGCGCAACTGTCCTCCCTGGCCGATGAGACGCCGGAAGGGCGAAGCATCGTCGTGCTGGCGAAGCAGTTCGGCCTGCGGGGCCGCTCCATCGGCGACATGCCCTCGGCGCAGTTTGTTGCCTTTACGGCCCAGACCCGCATGAGCGGAATCGATATCGAGAACCGCCAGATCCGGAAAGGGGCCCCCGATGCCATCCTGGGTTTCACCGGTCGCGAATTCCCCCCGGAGGTGATTCGGGCGGCCGATTCGGTCGCCCGTTCCGGAGGGACCTCCCTGATCGTGGCGGAAAAGGAGCGTGTGCTCGGCGTCATCCACCTGAAGGACATTGTCAAGGGGGGCCTCAAGGACCGGTTTGAACGCTTCCGGGCCATGGGGATTCGGACCATCATGATCACCGGGGACAACCGACTGACCGCGGCCGCCATCGCCGCGGAGGCCGGTGTGGATGATTTCCTTGCCGAAGCCCGGCCGGAGGACAAGCTTGCCCTGATCCGCAGGGAGCAGGCCGCCGGCCATCTCGTGGCCATGACCGGCGACGGGACCAACGACGCCCCCGCCCTCGCCCAGGCCGATGTGGGCGTCGCCATGAATACGGGCACCCAGGCGGCCAAGGAGGCGGGCAACATGGTGGATCTGGATTCCAATCCCACCAAGCTCATCGAGATCGTGGAAATCGGCAAGCAGATGCTCATGACACGCGGTGCGCTGACGACCTTCAGCATCGCCAACGACGTGGCAAAATACTTTGCCATCCTTCCCGCCATGCTCGTCGGCCTCTTTCCCGTCATCGCCCCCCTGAACATCATGGGCCTCTCTTCGCCCCAGAGCGCCATCCTTTCCGCCGTGATCTTCAATGCGCTGATCATCGTGGCCCTCATACCCCTGGCCCTGCGCGGGGTTGCCTTCCGCCCCCTGGGGGCGGCTGTCCTGTTGCGACGGAATCTGGTCGTCTATGGCCTGGGGGGCCTGATCGCGCCCTTTGTAGGAATCAAGGGGATCGATCTGCTTATTGCTGCCCTGCATCTGGTCTAA
- the kdpA gene encoding potassium-transporting ATPase subunit KdpA, producing the protein MDAYGWIQLALFFGLLLGLTKPMGLYLERVLDPAGRTFLDPLLKPLERLIYRLLGIDPVGEQSWKQYAMSLLMFSLVGVLFTYLILRLQAFLPLNPQRFGAVSPSLAFNTAVSFLTNTNWQNYGGETTLSTFSQMVGLVFHNFVSAAAGIAVAAALVRGIARQSAHTLGNFWVDLVRGNLYLLLPLCLVYALFLVSQGSIQNFKTYETVHPLESLSMPASPPVAQPEGGREPGPPPVTSIIAQGPVASQIAVKMLGTNGGGFLNANAAHPYENPTPLSNFIQLLSILLIPSGLTWYLGRSVNNQRHGWALWSAMAVLLLAGTLVCWQAEATGNPHLLSLGLDPAGGNMEGKEVRFGIFNSALFAAVTTGASCGAVNAMHDSFTPLGGLIPLLNIQLGEVIFGGVGAGLYSMLLFVVVTVFLAGLMVGRTPEYLGKKIEAYDVKVSVLAILIPSICILGFTAWAAVSAWGVAGLNNSGPHGLSEILYAFSSATGNNGSAFAGLSADTVWLNTTLGIAMLLGRFLVILPVLALAGNLGKKKLTPPNVGSFPVSGLTFVVLLVGTVLIVGALTFLPVLALGPIVEHFLLTNSGRLF; encoded by the coding sequence ATGGATGCTTATGGCTGGATCCAACTGGCGCTGTTCTTCGGTCTGCTTCTGGGACTTACAAAACCCATGGGGCTCTACCTGGAACGCGTCCTCGATCCGGCGGGAAGGACTTTCCTGGATCCGCTGCTGAAACCCCTGGAGCGCTTGATTTACCGGCTGCTGGGGATTGATCCGGTAGGGGAGCAGAGCTGGAAACAATATGCCATGTCCCTGCTGATGTTTTCCCTTGTCGGGGTGCTCTTTACCTACCTGATCCTCCGGCTGCAGGCCTTTCTCCCCCTCAATCCGCAACGATTCGGCGCCGTCAGTCCATCGCTGGCGTTCAATACGGCGGTGAGTTTTCTGACGAACACGAACTGGCAAAACTACGGGGGAGAGACGACCCTCTCCACCTTTTCCCAGATGGTGGGACTCGTCTTCCACAATTTCGTCTCAGCGGCCGCTGGAATCGCCGTGGCGGCGGCCCTGGTGCGGGGAATCGCCCGGCAGTCGGCTCATACCCTGGGCAATTTCTGGGTCGATCTGGTCCGGGGAAATCTCTATCTCCTGCTGCCACTCTGCCTGGTCTATGCCCTTTTTCTGGTCTCCCAGGGATCCATCCAGAATTTCAAAACCTATGAAACCGTTCACCCACTGGAGTCCCTGAGCATGCCGGCCTCTCCGCCGGTCGCCCAACCGGAGGGCGGCAGGGAGCCGGGTCCCCCTCCGGTAACCTCGATCATCGCCCAGGGACCTGTGGCCTCACAGATCGCCGTAAAGATGCTGGGAACCAACGGTGGCGGCTTTCTGAACGCCAACGCCGCCCATCCCTATGAAAATCCGACGCCCTTGTCGAACTTCATCCAGTTGCTGTCCATCCTGCTTATTCCCAGCGGCCTCACCTGGTATCTGGGCCGGAGTGTGAACAACCAGCGCCACGGCTGGGCCCTGTGGAGCGCCATGGCGGTCCTGCTGCTGGCGGGGACCCTGGTCTGCTGGCAGGCCGAGGCCACGGGCAATCCCCATCTGCTTTCCCTGGGCCTTGACCCGGCAGGGGGAAACATGGAAGGCAAAGAGGTCCGCTTCGGGATCTTCAATTCCGCCCTCTTCGCCGCGGTGACCACCGGCGCTTCCTGCGGCGCCGTGAACGCCATGCATGATTCCTTTACGCCCCTGGGTGGACTGATCCCCCTTTTGAACATCCAGCTGGGCGAGGTGATCTTCGGCGGCGTCGGAGCGGGTCTCTACAGCATGCTCCTCTTTGTCGTGGTGACCGTTTTTCTGGCCGGCCTGATGGTCGGACGCACGCCGGAATATCTGGGAAAGAAGATCGAGGCTTACGATGTGAAGGTCAGCGTCCTGGCCATTCTGATCCCTTCGATCTGCATCCTGGGGTTCACCGCCTGGGCAGCCGTCAGCGCCTGGGGCGTCGCGGGGCTGAACAATTCCGGACCCCACGGCCTGTCCGAGATTCTCTATGCCTTTAGTTCTGCGACGGGCAACAACGGCAGCGCCTTTGCGGGACTCTCCGCCGATACCGTCTGGCTGAATACCACCCTGGGCATTGCCATGCTCCTCGGCCGGTTCCTCGTCATTCTTCCCGTTCTGGCCCTCGCGGGAAACCTGGGAAAGAAGAAGCTGACGCCGCCCAATGTGGGAAGCTTTCCGGTATCCGGTTTAACCTTTGTTGTCCTGCTCGTCGGCACCGTTCTAATCGTCGGCGCGCTGACCTTTCTGCCCGTGCTGGCGTTGGGACCGATCGTGGAACATTTTCTCCTGACGAACTCCGGCAGGCTGTTTTGA
- a CDS encoding potassium-transporting ATPase subunit F translates to MLDLVVGIVGLLLIGYLVITILYPEKF, encoded by the coding sequence ATGCTTGATCTTGTGGTGGGAATCGTCGGACTCCTCCTGATTGGATACCTTGTAATAACGATCCTCTATCCGGAGAAGTTTTAA